The region TCTCTTCTGTTTCCCATGACGACACCTGCGGAACAGGGGGCAACACTGGCCGGCAATGGACCCCATGGCTACCCACAGGACAAGGTCTAGAGGGCCAGTGGGAGGATAAAGGCATACAGGCAACGTAGTTAACTTCCCTACTGAACGCAGAGTCCAAACAGTGATCTGACTGTCTCCAGACCCGAGAAGCCAGCTCCTAGTGTCTTATGGACACTCTCTGGGGTCAAGAAAGGGAAAGTGTAGGAGGAATGTCTTCTAGCTGATGAAGAGAACTTAGTTTGCACCCATTCAAAGAGGGAGAAGGGAACAAAAGCAGCCTTCTTCAAAGTACTGGAAAGTGGACCACCATCAGGCACGTTCCCTGGACTTCCCAGGCCTGGGCAACCTCAGAGCTGGAGGACTGAGCTGAGTTCAAACCCTAGGTCGTTGCTACTTGATCTAACTCTGTGGAAATGTGAGTTTCCAGGTTTTCTTCACGGGACTGGCCCCAAGTAGGCCACGAGAGACTCTGTCTCAGGCCCCCCTTACACTTTCTAGGCTTGTGCCTTTCACATTATTTACTTACAGAATCTTGCTCCCCAAGACTTGCCAGCTCTGTTAAGCTGGATTCCCTCTACAGTTCCACCAAACCAGCAAGAAACTGAGGATGAACGCCCCTGGAATAATGCTGTCCTGGTGTATTCAGGGATGCCCCTTTGGTTCTAGAGTTGTGCCCCCAATGCCTGGAACCACGCTGAGGGAACAACCTGTCCACTTGCCTGAAAGGCTGCTCTGCTCTCTCAACTCCTCCCCAAtgccccctgctcccctcccacctgtcaaggcaggaaAATGCCCCCCTGGTCAGGATGGATGGGTTGCTCACAGTAGTGGAGACAGTGCCCCCTGGTGGCTGCTGGGCATTTGCCACCTCTCAGCATCCCTGACTATCGCATGAACCGGAGGCCAGGAAAAAAACATGTTGGAGCAAGCCATCTCCTATTCAAATAACCCCCAAGGTCCTCAGTGTCACAGAACAGGAGGCAGACCCTTTGAAAACCCAACTAGCAGAGAGCTGGCATTTGCACCAAAACCAAGTGTGACAAGTGCTAGGCTGGGTGAGAAATGGGGGACTAACAAGGCAGCCCCGCCCAGCAGTGACACTCAGAAGGTCAAGAGAGCTGGGCTGGGCCACTCGGCACAACTCAGGGGAAGGGGAAATGTGAGCTCGAGAATTTACTCTGGGTCAAGTGAGACAGTAGGGTGCCCCAAACCAAGAGCTAGGGTACAGTCTTCCTAGCAGAGCAGTAGCCTCACCCTGCCCTTGCCACAGGGCTCTCTCCAGAAAGCATTGGTCTGAAGCCAACTGCGGGGAGAGGACAAGGAGCCCGTGACCTGATCCCCACCTAGGCCATCTCCACTGACCAGTAGAGTGAGTGGCAGAGCTTTTGAGCCAATGTGGTTCCTATTAGGATGGCAGGGGCTTCCATCCCCTACTttgtttgaaaagttttaaaaagagaaaggggagTCAAACTCTCACCCTGAAGAAAGCAGTATCCTTCAAACAGCCCCTGCCCTGCATTCTATGGGGCCACAAGAAGGCCAGCCAGAGAATTTAGGGCACcatttccagattttaaaaaatctatctggGGCTGAGTTTAGGGGGAAACTTTCTGAACAACACAAGTCTACCTTGGTGATGAGGTGGAGAGAGAAGAAACGTACTACAGGAAATGTTAACATACAGAAGAGCACAAGGCAGAACACAACACAGAAAGGCGGGTACCGTCCAGCGAGGAGGCTTTCTACCCCCAGTGACCCTTCCTGCACTCGGGGGCCCCCAGCCAATGGCCCATTGGTCACAACCTTTGTTTAGGGAAACAGAGCCACCCTCCTCTGCCCCCGTGTCTGGCTGTCTCGCTCCCCCGCTCAAAGTTTGATTTTGAATTCTGTGGGCTGTGTGGTCACAGAGGCCCCTGATGACTTGAAAAGCGCCTTCAGGATGGTGTCAGGATCCACTTCGGCTGGAGGGTTGGATGAGGCAGCAGAATTCACTCTGCGAGGCagctcactctcctttttcactgagGGGCTATCACTCAGCCGTCTGTAGAGACCAGAGAAGAGTCAAAATCCTCGTCGGGTCCCCTTTCAGTGAAGGGTCCCACCATTAGCTGGAGATCTGTTATAAGCTAGGCACCAAACATAATGCTTTCCATACCCTTTTACCCCATTTCTTATAGCAAACTTAACCATTCTTTAAATTTGCTAAGAAAGTCAAGATGCAGCCTACTAAGATCTGGAGTTTTAAGTTTAAGCCTCAAGAATAGCCAAACACACAGCATATCACACATTCTGAAAAGTCCAGTAGATTTTACTGGGTCTAGCCCAGTGGTTCCCAAATCCACTAGGTCATAAAACCCTCATTTTTCAGAATACAACTTAATCCTGGAACACAGTTTAAGAAACTTATTTAAACCACACAATTCAATATTGAGGGTTCAAGCTGCAGTCTTTATTCTCCCTgagtctctgtctcctcctcaaaAGGACCTTCTTTTACATATCAGTCTAGACATTTTCTGCATCTCAGGCTTCAAGAAGTCCTCAGTCCTGGGCCAGGCATGTACACTGGGTGTGTAACAAAACAAGGGGGAGCACCCAACACAGTCCCCATCAGAGTCAATCATGAGGAGGTGGGTTTTCTGCTCATCTGACGATGCACACCCAATCGTGCCAACAGGGACACAACCAGCCTGCTCTCTACTTTCTAAATTATAAGTCAGGGAATGAGGTTAAGTTAGCCCCTGTGGGGTCAATCTCCTGAAGAAATGATGTAACAACCCACTCTGTACAAATTTAAGTTTCCTAGTCGGCTGCCTGCTCTCAGAGCAGAGGAAATGGAATGGAGCTGTGATGCAGGCATTTCACCCCTCTGAACAGAGATGATCATGCCCAGTAAGCAAGCAGCAAAGCCCCACATGGCCCCCAGCACCTCTGCCTTTGGAACTTACAGCAGGATGGGCTGGTCTGAGGTGATAACGTTCCCATTCATGTGGAGGTTGCACTTCATTGGTTGCCctgaaaaaccaaaaaagaaaaagctctgcCATGAGCCCTCAGCTCCTCACATGGAAGGAAAGGGACTGCCACTTTCATTACCAGGAGGCAAAGCACCCACCGCTGGCAGCTCTGTTTCACAGCCAGTGCTGGGGCTGTCAGGTCTCAGCAAAGCCCAGAGACAATGAGGGTTATGAGGCCCACGAAACTCTGGTAATGACAGTGTCAAGAAGCAAACTGGCAAAAGACCCTTCTTCATGCAAGAGGAGACCAGAATCAAAGTAAGGGAGAAAGTAAACACAGCATGAAACAACCCAAACTGGTTGTGAAACAAGTAGAAAGGGGAAATGTTCATGGtacaaaattaagtgaaaaaaaattccaaagtgtATATTCAGATTTCTACTTTGTCCATGAAAGATTAACCTCACAAGTACCAGACTCTCACTTTGCATTTTATGTAGTAAGTATAACAATAACAGCACAAAAAAGGGGAAAGTGGGAATAGAGCCTTATTAGAGTAACATTTCTAAACTTCACTGTAGCTACATTAATATTAATCTGAAATAGACTCTGATAACCTACAATATATACTATAAATCCTTGAGCAACTGTTAAGAAAAGTGACTCAaaaaatacagtggaaaaaaTCATTAAAGGAACTAAAATGCTACACTAAAAAATACTTATATAATGCAAAAAAGGCCAcataaaatgtaaatggattaaataataCAATCAAAAGGCtgtgataaccaacaaggatctactgcatagcatagcacagggaacttctcagtattctgtaatgacctttAAGggataagaatctgaaaaaaagatatatataactgaatcactgtgctgtacatctgaaactaacacagcattgtaaatcaaccacacttcaactaaaaataaaacatcactgCTTGTTTTTAGTACACAGGAGGCCCTGGAGAGTTTAAGGCACTAGGATGTCCACCCACTCGTCCCAGAAGAGGGCTTCTCCCGAAGGCCTGCTGTGTGTGGCAAAGAGCATCGAGGTGAGGAGGCTGCTTTCTCTGACTTACCATCCAGACACCGGTTATTATACTTCTTATATGCGGTGATGGCATCGTCCTTCTTCACAAACACCACCTCTGCTACCCCAGGATGGACCAGTCGAGCTCGCTTCAGGGCTCCACAAACACAAAAAAGCTCCTATGAAGAGCAAGAGGGCTTGAGTTGGGGAAGAATTTCACGCGGTCGTCCTCCCTGCCTGCAATTCACATACTTCAGACAGGGCTCTGGGTTGACAGGTGGCTTCACTCTGATTGAACATGCCAAGCAGCCAAGATTTCAGGAAGGCTCCATGTCAGGTAGTATTCCTGGGACATCCAGAGGCCTCAACCTGGGGCCAGATGAGGGAACGAGTTGTGCTGGGCTCATAAGCCTAGGATCCCTATGATTCCAAGTCAACTCCAAAGTCCTCCTGCCTCAGTGCCCACTTCCTTAACAAGGATAATGGAATATGGAATTGCTGTCAAGAGTGCTGTGTCATGAAAATGGATGGACATGTAGGCTCCACTGGATGTCCACATGGATGTACAAACAGTGACTAATATATCACCCGGGAATCAGTCAGAAACACAAATTCCACAGTTCAATGCAGGGTGACCAATCATCCTGGTTGGCTAGATTGAGGGGTTTCAACTGAAACCATTTTCAAGGCAGTGCTTTGTACACGTGTCGTCATCATCCTTTACTCCAATTCCTCATTTCTcagatgaagagactgaagtcagagagggaacacagcatGGATACAGACTGCAAAGGCTAACAACCATACCATTTCTTCACCTGCAACTGCCTTCACAAGGTTGTAATGAGGACAAAGAGAAGATTTGTGAAAAGGTCGTTGAAATGATTTCCAACGATAAAAGGGAAAATGGTACATATCAAAACCAAGACACAAAACTGAATACTAAGTATGATCCTAATTTTATTATTGTCTTTAAAGATCTACTTTAGGctatgctgtgcagcatgtgggatcttagttttccaagcagggactgaacccaggccccagcagtgaaaattccgagtcctaatcactggccaccagggaattcccctggcTCTAGTTTACAGGCTATGAGGAAAAGGAGTTAACGTATCTGGCCTGTCTGCTCTCCCTTGGAAGGACTGCTTCCAAGGTTGACCCTTAGCTCGTGTCTGGGATCTTGGATTCTGGGAGGGCTCTCATCACTGTAACCAGTAAGAGTGGTACCCTGTGCCTAAACTGTGCCAACAATGTGGTTCATGCCAAACACTTGACTTCCTTCTGTGTGTGGAATTTTGGTATGTGGCAGAGGGTGCATATGTGATTAGTCCCTGAGAAAAACTCTGGGGACTGAGTCTGTAATGAGATTCCCTGGTTTTACACATGTCTTTACAACTGATTGTTGGGGGAGTAAGTACATTCTGTGTGACTCCCCTAGGAGAGGACTCCAGAAGTTTGAGTCTGCTTTCCTCTAGCTTTTCATCCACAAGTTGTCTCCCTCTGCTGATTTTGCTTTGTATTCTGTAATGCATCTCAGCCCTGACACAACTCTATGCTAAGTCCTGTGAGTCCTCTTAGACAATCAGCTAACCTGGAGGTGGTCTTGGGGACCCTTGGAACAGAAGTGGCTTGAGATCTGAAATTCTGGCAGGCCACAGTACTCACAACAATGTCCTCCTCGGTGACTCGAGGGTGCAGATTATTCACGGTCATCTTGGTGCCTTCCAAAGGACTGAGGACAGGCTGCCACAGATAGAAGAACATTACCAGAAGTTACCAGACAACAGAACGTTACCAGAGAACCGCTGTGCTCGAACAGCAGAACTCACTTCGGCAAACGACCAGGAAGGCCCAGAGGAAACCTCTATGGAGGGTTTCCTATCACAGCTGGGCCCCTCTAATCATGTCCCCGTCACCTTATGCTACAGAATGGAACCTCTCATGTTTCCCAAATATTCCAGGCCCTTTCAGGCCTGAACCTCTGCACAGAATGCCACTCATGTTTCAAGACCCATCTGGCTCAGATGCACCTTCTCCTTAAAGCCTTCCTCTATTTCCCCAGCGGAATGAGATGTTCTTCCATCAGTGCTCTGGCAGCCCTCTGCTGTCCCACAGACACAGTGCTCTGTCTGCAGCTCTGTTCTCCCTACTTGCTTGCCTGTGGGCTCTCTGAGGGCGGGGGCTACTGGATCTTGGtttgctcatttgtaaaacaCGGGTGGCAACACCTACCTCACAGATGCAGAGGTCCTCCCATTGAGGACCCAACGGGATGCACACTGCCCACCCAGCTCAGGCTAACTCTAGACTAGTGTGAACACTTCTCCTTCGCCTTCACCTCACCTCTGCAGGCGGCAGCTCTTTGGGGGGCTCCTCCTTGTTCACTAATGTCCGGGACATGTTGGTCAAGGCTTTTGTCCGAACAGAGGAGGAGAGAGCAGGAGCAGTGTACGCATCATTCTGAACCACTTTGGTGAGAGGAAGGGCCTTGGACATGGAGAGCTTGGAACTGCTCACCCCGGCCTaaacaaagaggcagacaggaatCTGAGAAGCCAGGGACCCAGATACCCTAGGGGACTGACGATCCCCAATCTCAAGGCCTCCTACCTCCCCAGTTCCATTACTGATCTAAAGCCAGAAAGGTATCAGCTGCCAGGGAAGGgacagaagagaaaagcagactGTACACGTGCTCACAGAAGCCACGTTCCAGTGTCAGGAGCACTTGGCAAGGAGCATCCCGGCAGTTCCCGAACAGGAGCCACAGTTCAGCCATACCATTTAGAATTGGTTTTACAGTTTGGAAGTTAGTCAGAGTCCAAAAGCTTGGAGACAAGTTCATTCCCAGATATGCTTCTATCACCATGGGCTGGATGGGACTAGGAAGTCACTCTTAAGAAGGACCAGACCCCAGCTTTTTGGTCCCTGTTCTGGTCATATAGAGGAACCACAAGTAGCTCACCTTTGCAACTCCCAGACGGTCAGGTGCATGCTAGCAGAGTCAGCACGTGCAAACCAACAGAAACcgttccctccttccctcccctgctaCCCTTAACTGGGCAAGTGATCCCTTAGAAATATAAACCAGCACACCGCCTGGTTTTAATGtgtctggagaaaaaaaatgcatgaggCAGAAGTGGTTAGTGGTCTGGTTGACTGAGGACAGTGTCTACCAGCCACTGATTCATGGAGAAAGAAGGAATGCAGCGGCCAGAGAGACAGATGATGGAACAGGGTTAATTCACCAACCCAGGTGACTCAGTGTGGACCCCACACTTCTCAAGCTGTTTCCTGAGTCTCAAGACCCAGCAGAATGCAGTGGTTAAAACGTGGCCTGGGAGCCAGATTGCTGAGGCTTAAATCCTAGATCCACTACTTACAAGCTGAGCAgatttacttaacctctctgtgtctaaCTCCTAGTCCATAAAATAGGGGTAGTAACAGTTCTCATCTCACagggtggggagaaagggaactcttaaataagttaatataaacAGATTTTTCCAATTAGGGTTAGCCACTAACTGAGTTAGCTGACAGCCCGCCTGGTAACAGACACAAGCACTCTAATGACTAGAAAGGCTCAGCCCCTTTGTAACAAACTGGCATCATTCAGCTTCATATTTCAAAGTTAAAAGCTTCAAGGGTAACCGGAAATTGGTCCACATATTCAGTGCAGTGGCTAAAACTGAGTCTTTGGGTGCCTGAAGACCAAAGGCACTTAGCTTGGGTACCCACTCGCTTCCTATGTGTGATTTGGTCGCATGCACTGAGCCGAGCAGTGCAGAGTTCCCTGATGTTCCCAGATATACcgctttctttccctctctgcaTGGCAGAACATCCATCAAACTTTCCCTCCACGCAGGCAGCACCTGGTGGAGCTTTCAGGAAAGGTTCAGTTTATTCTTGCTAACACACCAACCAAGGGAATCCAGATTCAAGAATGGGGCCAGAGCTGATGACCACAGAAGAAAGGGAACCAGCAGAATGTCCtgccctaaaggaaataaaatgtgattCTGTCCTGTGGGATCACTCACATTTCCCTGAAGTCTCCAAACACAGCAATTGGGAACTAGAGCCTGCACTTCACTGTCTGTCGGGTCTTGAACAAGTCTGTAGACATGCTAAGCCTCAGTATTCATAAAAACCAGGGGTTGGATTAGTTCCGGTTCTGATAATCTTAGGACCCAAATGAGGAAATATTTCCGAATTGAAAGATCCTACTCTCCATCACGTCTCCCATGTACCTGATCAGACATATAGAGTGTAAGAAGAATGTAAGATAACATACCATGTGGTGGAGAAAGCTGCTTGAGGCTGCAAATTTCATCTGTTTAGTAGGAATGGGAGCTATAACATCGTCGTCATCATCCAGATCatataaattctgaaaataaagaaatacatgctAATGTAGCATGCAGGCTCTCAGCAGACATTTGGAGTAAGGACAGCAGGGAGATGAGAGCTGGAATTAAGTGAGGTGGAGGGAGAAGTGGGTACATATGGAGTGCCTGGGCAAACTGGCCTGGGTGACTGTAGCTCAGTTCTGGCAGGCTCCCTGCCCATGAGAGCCGAATGCAAATGCTATGAAATTTCAGGTACATCAGAAGTACCTTTCTACAAGTGGGCAATATCTATTACGATCCCTAAAATGCCTGTTTATATCCTTTGGTTAGAAAGTCTGTGCTGGGCAATCTGGTCTatagaaataaactcaaactgTAGAAAGAGCTTTATCCTCCAAGATGTTCAGAGAAGGATGTCTAACAGTGAAAATTACAGGAAAATAGTTGAAATTAACTAAATGTCTATTCAATGGATCAAGcagttattaaaatgtttacagtAAATGTGCATTACAGAAAAATGCTTGAGttataaagtgaaaatagaaCAATATCAAACTGGATAATTACATAATCACAACTACAACTatgcattaaataaataataatctctctctctcacacacacacacaagaaaaacatAGGAAGAATTCAGGGCAGAATTTCAACAGGGCTCGTTATGGAGAGCCACAGCGTAAGAACTACCCCCACCCACCGCTCAATCTTTCTGTTTTGCTAATTTTCTACAGTAAACACACactacttttactttaaaaaaataaaaagattttcaagtTGCCTCTCTGCTTCCATGCATTTAAGaaatttcttcttaaaactcATAAACTGCAAAACATGTCAACCTCCAACTCTTCAAATTGGAACCCTGGGCCAGGCCTCAGTTAATCCACTTGGAAGACCACATCAAAACACACACTTGTgtgcagtctctctctctctctcacacacacacacacacacaccccacctgtTTGGCCTGGTGGTTATTGACGACATTGATCCTCATTCCAGCAGGATGAGCATGAATTGGTGCCATGGCCTTCTGCTGTGGAACCTAGAAACACCCAGTGGTCACAATCCATCCCACTTGGCCTACATGCGTTCTCTACAAGTAGGGGATAAATGAACTTTAAATATGGTGGGCACTCAGTTTTGGTCTGTGGGAAAAGGCCCTACAGAGTGCTTCATTCGCAAAGCAGGAAAGCGACAGGAAGACTCACCATCCCAGAGATCATGTAACAATGCACCTGCAGGGCTCAATGAACCTGGCTTAATAAATGTTCACTGCTTCAGTAGTTCCTATTACCAAAGTTGCTGTGAAGATTAGATGGTACTGTTTCCACTCCCTTTGGGGCAATGGCTCTGCAGGTGGCCAGGACCCTGCACTAAGAGCCAGGTCTGACCGGGCTTCCATCCTGTTGCTTCCACTGACCAGCTGTGTAGCTGCACACAATGATTCACATCTTTGAGACTGAGATTCTTCTATTATAAACTGTGGTAATAACTGGGGTTGCATGAGGAATAAATATTCAGTGCCTGCACATAGCACTAGCTCAACAAATATCtgtcctctcttctcttccctctacCACTAATTCACCTGgaaagtcacttaatttctctggACAAATCCCCACCACCCCGCCCATTTTCTTTTACATGAAAACTGAGACGATATCTTGCCTCCACATATGGTTACTCTTCAAACAGTTGGGGGGACTGTCATTTTGCTTAAACACACCTGGCCTCTGCCTGATTCCAGTTGTTACTGGTTTAGAGGAGTTTTTGGCAGGAGTCTCAACCTACCTGGATGGTTTTAGTGAGTTTCAGAGCAGGGGTCACTGCTCCAATGGGTGGGCTCATGAAGGCAGCAGGGGAATTCCGCTTCAAGCTGATTTTCTCCCGGGCATCAGCGACCTGGTGGGGCTTCTGGGGCACTGTGCTCTGTTGCTTGCGCGAGTTCAGCATCTCTCTGGCATCCTGCACTTTCCCTTTGATCCGGAACCGAGCATCTTTCTGCAAAAGCTTTTCCCTGGCATCCTTGACTCCCAGCTTGAGGCGGGCATCTGAGAGACCAATTTTCTGCCGGGCATCAAACCTTTGCTGGAAGGTGGCTGTGCGTGCTGGCTGGCTAAGAAGGCTCTGTTGGATCCCAACACGAGATCGGACACCTCCCACTCCTGGTCTGGCATTGAGCCTGCAAATAAAAACTGCAATATTAAGAAGATCTGGATATCAACAGTAGCCTGTGGTAGTAGTAGAGTTGTGGTAATACTGGGAACAAAGGAGGTCCTGGAGAAACCAGAAAGCTGCTTCTACTTAGAGGAAACAATTAAGTCTATACAGAGACTTCCTTCATAGTTTTATGCCTTTTAAGTCTGCATGGTAAACAAAGTAAGGGAGGAGGGCCTGGTGGTTTCTATTATTAGGCAAGACTGCTTTACACCCCAGACCAGGTGTTTTGAGACAGTATCATGGACAATAACCTCTAGATAATACCAAATAAAAAAGGCATATTTCCCAGATATCATAACCCCACACAGCCAAAGAGTAACTTcagtttctaaaattctttcatatCCTTGCTCTCCATCAGCCCTCTCAACACCCTGTGAAGCGAGCAGTATTATGCCCACTTTACAGTGGAAGACACAGGCCTAGAGAGGTTCAATGGTCAACAAAGGGTGTCCAGCTGGCCTATGACAGTCTCGTGCCTCCAGGGCAGGTAGACACCCCCAATGGGCTGGGACCAAGAAAGTCAACACAGGGGTCTGTCTCGGAGTCTGATGTCTAATAAAGCCATAAAgacttggaagaaaagaaaaataatcactcTGTCTGAACTGTTTCTATTCATAACATTGTGACTTCAAATGTGTAGGTTTTTCCCTCATGCCAACCAATTCTCCAACTCTCGAGACACGAACTGGGTGTCTGACAGCCCAATTCTGACACTGCCTACCTAGAGCTGGCACAGACTCCACCGGTTAaaggctcagtcccacaaggcGGCCCTCACTTCAGAGAACAATTTCAAGTCCTAGGCTTCCTATTCATTTGACAACAGGTTATAAAATGGAGGGTTCACAGGACCTTCCCTCCAAGTTAGATAATTTGCTAGGGTAGCTCACAGGACTCCAGAAaacactttatttattattattaccaatTTATTACAAACAATACAACTCAAGAACAGCCAAATAGAAGAGATGTATAAGGCATGGTATGGAGAAAAGGTATGCTAACACCACCCTCCTGGTACatggatgtgttcaccaacccaaAATTTCTTCAAACTCAACTGTATAAGGGTTTCTATGGAGTCCATTACCTAGCATAATTGATCAAATGACTGGCCACAGATGATAATCGCTTAATCTCTAGATCCTCTtttttccctggaggtccagggcaAAGAGTGGGGGTTGCAAGTGGGGTTGCAAGTTCCAACAAGCTAAGCAGGTCTCCATCTTTCTGGAGGCCAGCCTCTGTCCTGAAGCGATCAAGGGGCCCACTGAGAGCTGCCTCGTTAGAACAAAAGATACTCCTAACAACCTTaccactcaggaaattcca is a window of Odocoileus virginianus isolate 20LAN1187 ecotype Illinois chromosome 23, Ovbor_1.2, whole genome shotgun sequence DNA encoding:
- the POLDIP3 gene encoding polymerase delta-interacting protein 3 isoform X2; the encoded protein is MADISLDELIRKRGAAAKGRLNARPGVGGVRSRVGIQQSLLSQPARTATFQQRFDARQKIGLSDARLKLGVKDAREKLLQKDARFRIKGKVQDAREMLNSRKQQSTVPQKPHQVADAREKISLKRNSPAAFMSPPIGAVTPALKLTKTIQVPQQKAMAPIHAHPAGMRINVVNNHQAKQNLYDLDDDDDVIAPIPTKQMKFAASSSFLHHMPVLSPLEGTKMTVNNLHPRVTEEDIVELFCVCGALKRARLVHPGVAEVVFVKKDDAITAYKKYNNRCLDGQPMKCNLHMNGNVITSDQPILLRLSDSPSVKKESELPRRVNSAASSNPPAEVDPDTILKALFKSSGASVTTQPTEFKIKL
- the POLDIP3 gene encoding polymerase delta-interacting protein 3 isoform X1, giving the protein MADISLDELIRKRGAAAKGRLNARPGVGGVRSRVGIQQSLLSQPARTATFQQRFDARQKIGLSDARLKLGVKDAREKLLQKDARFRIKGKVQDAREMLNSRKQQSTVPQKPHQVADAREKISLKRNSPAAFMSPPIGAVTPALKLTKTIQVPQQKAMAPIHAHPAGMRINVVNNHQAKQNLYDLDDDDDVIAPIPTKQMKFAASSSFLHHMAGVSSSKLSMSKALPLTKVVQNDAYTAPALSSSVRTKALTNMSRTLVNKEEPPKELPPAEPVLSPLEGTKMTVNNLHPRVTEEDIVELFCVCGALKRARLVHPGVAEVVFVKKDDAITAYKKYNNRCLDGQPMKCNLHMNGNVITSDQPILLRLSDSPSVKKESELPRRVNSAASSNPPAEVDPDTILKALFKSSGASVTTQPTEFKIKL